A single Sphingopyxis chilensis DNA region contains:
- a CDS encoding HAD family hydrolase, with protein sequence MDDPLATQVPDYAHRIAMYDMDRTITRSGTYSGFLIHVARRRQQWRLLFLPLVGLAGAAWSLRLIDRSRLKAINLRLLVGRRFTRAEIAPLAESYADRVVERGLHPAALEQIAADRAAGYRLLLATASFHLYVDAIARRLAIDDVLATQLDEPDGADHIHARLAGDNCYGEAKFARISDWLAANEITREAAHVRAYSDHVSDHPMLHFADEAVATTPSRGLKLLAPKMGWQVVDWRARRGR encoded by the coding sequence ATGGATGATCCGCTTGCCACTCAGGTCCCAGACTATGCACATCGCATTGCCATGTATGACATGGACCGGACGATAACGCGTTCAGGGACTTACAGCGGTTTCCTCATTCATGTTGCACGGCGGCGCCAGCAATGGCGATTGCTCTTTCTGCCGCTCGTCGGGCTGGCGGGTGCCGCCTGGTCGCTGCGGCTGATCGACCGGTCGCGGCTGAAGGCCATCAACCTCCGGCTGCTCGTCGGGCGGCGTTTCACGCGCGCGGAAATCGCGCCGCTCGCTGAAAGTTACGCCGACCGGGTGGTCGAGCGCGGGCTGCATCCGGCCGCGCTCGAGCAGATCGCAGCAGACCGCGCGGCGGGGTATCGGTTGCTGCTCGCGACGGCTTCGTTCCATCTCTACGTCGATGCGATCGCGCGACGGCTCGCGATCGACGATGTGCTCGCGACCCAGCTCGACGAACCCGACGGCGCCGATCATATCCACGCGCGGCTGGCGGGCGACAATTGCTATGGCGAAGCGAAGTTCGCGCGCATCTCGGACTGGCTTGCCGCCAACGAGATCACGCGCGAGGCGGCGCATGTCCGCGCTTATTCGGACCATGTTTCCGACCATCCGATGCTGCACTTCGCCGACGAAGCGGTCGCGACGACGCCGTCGCGGGGGTTGAAACTTCTCGCGCCGAAAATGGGCTGGCAGGTCGTCGACTGGCGCGCGCGCCGCGGTCGTTAG
- a CDS encoding ABC transporter permease translates to MVARADFEHSDGANGAEVRFTGRLTLARLGDVPARLDALGPIATIDLSAIDRIDTVGAWIVTRAAKEHGSKVVGASAEAERLLEALASDKSEYRIHRDRRPAWMRMLEQVGTASVAIWNELLGIVGFFGAMIVAIGNQIRARRRLRWNAIVTRFQTVGVDALPIIGLMSFLIGIVIAQQGAVQLEQFGLEVFTINLVGRASIRELGLLMTAIMVAGRSGSAFAAQIGTMKLTEEVDAMRTIGVSPMEAIVLPRVAASTITMPLLGFYASLCAIAGGGAFVWIGLDIPPLTYIQRLREIIPMTDFWIMLIKAPVFGILIGVTGCYEGMQVRQNAEEVGQRTTSAVVAAIFLVIVLDALFAVFFSTLGWN, encoded by the coding sequence ATGGTGGCCAGGGCGGATTTCGAACATAGCGACGGAGCGAATGGCGCCGAAGTCCGCTTCACAGGCCGGCTGACGCTCGCCCGTCTGGGCGACGTGCCCGCGCGGCTCGACGCACTCGGCCCGATCGCGACGATCGACCTGTCGGCGATCGACCGGATCGACACGGTCGGCGCATGGATCGTGACCCGCGCCGCCAAGGAACATGGCTCGAAAGTCGTCGGCGCGAGCGCCGAGGCCGAGCGCCTGCTCGAAGCGCTCGCCAGCGACAAGAGCGAATATCGCATCCACCGCGACCGCCGCCCCGCCTGGATGCGGATGCTCGAACAGGTCGGTACCGCGAGCGTCGCGATCTGGAACGAACTGCTCGGCATCGTCGGTTTTTTCGGCGCGATGATCGTCGCGATCGGCAATCAAATTCGCGCGCGCCGGCGCCTGCGCTGGAACGCCATCGTGACCCGTTTTCAGACCGTCGGCGTTGACGCCCTCCCCATCATCGGGCTGATGAGCTTCCTGATCGGAATCGTCATCGCACAGCAGGGCGCGGTGCAGCTCGAACAATTCGGGCTCGAGGTTTTCACGATCAATCTCGTCGGCCGCGCCTCGATCCGCGAACTCGGGCTGCTGATGACCGCCATCATGGTCGCGGGCCGCTCGGGATCGGCCTTCGCGGCGCAGATCGGCACGATGAAGCTGACCGAAGAGGTCGATGCGATGCGCACGATCGGCGTGTCGCCGATGGAGGCGATCGTGCTGCCGCGCGTTGCCGCCTCGACAATCACCATGCCGTTGCTTGGCTTTTATGCCAGCCTGTGCGCGATCGCCGGGGGCGGCGCCTTTGTCTGGATCGGGCTCGACATCCCGCCGCTCACCTATATCCAGCGTCTGCGCGAAATCATTCCGATGACCGATTTCTGGATCATGCTGATCAAGGCGCCGGTGTTCGGCATCCTGATCGGTGTGACTGGCTGCTATGAGGGCATGCAGGTGCGCCAGAACGCCGAGGAAGTCGGCCAGCGCACGACCTCGGCGGTGGTCGCCGCGATTTTTCTCGTCATCGTTCTCGACGCCCTTTTCGCGGTCTTCTTTTCGACGCTCGGGTGGAATTGA